A genome region from bacterium includes the following:
- a CDS encoding baseplate J/gp47 family protein, translated as MTSTLPEPSFIERDISKITQEWIALYELKTGKTLQPAQIERILIDVGVYRENLLRIAIQEAAKQNLVNFATYPMLDYLGELVGVYRIEAKPAMTTIKLSLLEIQTFNVLIPANTQVESKDGKVIFKTIQDFLILAGQLFVEVESEAQTEGIIGNGYLSGEIKNLITPLAYINTAENTTETSGGADIEVDDSLRERIKQAPEKFSNAGSKGAYRYWAMTAHQNIIDVSILSPSPGVVKVYPLTKSGNPSEEIISLVEEILTDEEVRPLTDQVIVESPQKIDFIINAGLILYDFADSQSVMSEVNSKIEKYIADLKSKLGKDIVPTQIISILNSIYGVYKVDLTFPVFTVIDEHQWANCTGYQINIAGYTNG; from the coding sequence ATGACTTCAACTCTACCTGAACCAAGTTTTATAGAAAGAGATATTAGTAAAATAACGCAGGAGTGGATTGCACTTTACGAATTAAAAACAGGCAAGACTCTTCAGCCTGCACAGATTGAAAGAATCCTTATCGATGTTGGTGTTTACAGAGAAAATTTGTTAAGAATAGCAATTCAAGAAGCTGCCAAGCAAAATCTTGTTAATTTTGCAACATATCCGATGCTCGATTATCTGGGAGAACTTGTCGGAGTTTACAGAATTGAAGCAAAACCTGCGATGACTACAATAAAATTAAGTCTTTTAGAAATTCAAACTTTTAATGTTCTTATTCCTGCGAATACTCAAGTTGAATCAAAAGACGGAAAAGTAATATTTAAAACGATTCAGGACTTTCTTATCCTCGCAGGACAGTTATTTGTAGAAGTTGAATCGGAAGCGCAAACCGAGGGGATAATCGGAAACGGATATTTGTCCGGTGAAATTAAAAATCTAATAACTCCTCTTGCGTATATTAATACAGCAGAAAACACCACAGAAACTTCAGGCGGAGCGGATATTGAAGTGGATGATTCATTGCGTGAGCGAATAAAACAAGCTCCTGAAAAGTTTTCAAATGCAGGCAGTAAAGGAGCTTACAGATATTGGGCAATGACCGCTCATCAAAATATTATTGACGTTTCAATTCTAAGTCCAAGCCCGGGAGTGGTTAAAGTTTATCCGCTCACTAAATCCGGCAACCCTTCAGAGGAAATAATTTCTCTGGTTGAAGAAATATTAACAGACGAAGAAGTCAGACCTTTAACGGATCAGGTTATTGTCGAATCACCTCAAAAAATTGATTTCATAATCAATGCCGGTTTGATTTTATACGATTTTGCAGACTCTCAAAGTGTTATGAGCGAAGTAAATTCAAAAATCGAAAAATACATTGCCGATTTAAAATCAAAACTCGGCAAAGATATTGTCCCGACTCAAATTATTAGCATTTTAAACAGCATTTACGGAGTTTACAAAGTTGATTTAACTTTTCCGGTCTTCACTGTAATTGATGAACACCAATGGGCAAACTGTACAGGTTATCAGATAAATATTGCAGGTTACACAAATGGTTAA
- a CDS encoding GPW/gp25 family protein, translating into MTNLNQIKSVDWQPKLNEIGSVVEGTDDIDQCVRIILMTRKGSVPHRPEFGSDIWQYIDAPVNVAIPNIIREAMDAINIWETRVQINSITAEIDNENIKLSIDRQIKNTDTLGILEVVL; encoded by the coding sequence ATGACAAATCTAAATCAAATTAAATCTGTCGACTGGCAGCCAAAATTAAATGAAATCGGTTCTGTTGTTGAGGGAACAGATGATATCGACCAGTGCGTAAGAATAATTCTTATGACAAGAAAAGGTTCAGTTCCTCACAGGCCCGAATTCGGTTCTGATATTTGGCAGTATATCGATGCTCCTGTTAATGTTGCAATTCCAAATATTATCCGAGAAGCAATGGATGCGATAAATATCTGGGAAACACGGGTACAGATTAATTCCATAACAGCAGAAATTGATAACGAGAATATAAAGCTGAGTATTGACAGACAGATTAAAAATACTGATACTCTAGGAATTCTGGAGGTTGTTTTATGA
- a CDS encoding phage baseplate assembly protein V: MLRFGIVTNIDELKACARVQFQDSDGMVSFWLSVLQSKTYRDKFYVLPDIGEQVVCLMDKNIEEGVILGSIYSGMDECPVISKDKVSVKFQDGAEFEYDRKEHVLNLLCETINIHALINHSGLLLNSAGVVSEGEVIDHKGSMQLIRNIYNGHKHNETNSVTQVPNQQQ; encoded by the coding sequence ATGTTAAGGTTCGGCATAGTAACAAACATCGATGAATTAAAAGCCTGTGCCAGAGTACAGTTTCAAGACAGTGACGGAATGGTTTCCTTCTGGCTATCTGTCCTGCAGTCAAAAACTTACAGGGATAAATTCTATGTTCTCCCTGATATAGGTGAGCAGGTTGTCTGCCTTATGGATAAAAACATTGAAGAAGGCGTTATTCTCGGTTCGATTTATTCAGGAATGGATGAATGCCCTGTTATTTCTAAGGATAAAGTGTCTGTTAAATTTCAAGATGGGGCAGAGTTCGAATATGACAGAAAAGAACATGTATTAAACCTTTTATGCGAAACAATAAATATTCATGCACTTATCAATCACTCCGGATTATTGCTAAATAGCGCAGGCGTGGTTTCAGAAGGCGAAGTTATTGACCACAAAGGCAGTATGCAATTAATTAGAAATATTTATAACGGGCATAAACATAACGAAACAAATTCAGTCACTCAAGTTCCAAACCAACAACAATAA